In Deltaproteobacteria bacterium, one DNA window encodes the following:
- a CDS encoding DUF255 domain-containing protein: KKARAEKKPMVVDFSMPYNCHRCMAMEKNIYSNTLIIDKLNRDFVPVKIDLSEELDFQERGLGEEYDYKHDCLLLFLDYRGKVVKDAGGQ; encoded by the coding sequence AAGAAAGCTCGGGCCGAGAAAAAACCCATGGTTGTCGATTTTAGCATGCCATACAATTGTCACCGGTGTATGGCAATGGAAAAGAACATCTATAGCAATACCCTCATCATTGACAAGTTGAACAGGGATTTTGTGCCGGTGAAAATCGATCTGTCGGAAGAGCTCGACTTCCAGGAAAGGGGCCTGGGAGAAGAGTATGATTACAAGCATGACTGCCTGCTCCTCTTTCTCGATTACCGGGGAAAGGTTGTGAAGGATGCAGGTGGTCAGA
- a CDS encoding metal ABC transporter permease gives MFDPILFSLLRSSLVEVIMVCLLAGMMGIFVVNFQMAFFSDAISHSAFTGVALGLIAGVDPLFTVVAFGVIIGLLVVFFRKKTGMSYDTIIGVFFSFSVSLGIVIVSSSKGLFRNFHTFLYGDILLINNTDLAITFLLLIVTSTFIIVNFDKLTLVGIDETFASTHVTGVTILKYAFSLLLGLVVTLSIKTVGILLVTALLVVPAASARAITSSIAWMFYSSVILSVLSGMGGIIVSFHLNSSAGASIVIVSCLFFLLCTLWKSLRDYRATR, from the coding sequence TTGTTTGATCCTATCCTCTTCAGCCTTTTAAGGAGTTCGTTGGTAGAAGTCATCATGGTGTGCCTTCTCGCCGGGATGATGGGCATATTCGTGGTCAACTTTCAGATGGCGTTTTTTAGCGACGCCATTTCCCACTCTGCCTTCACCGGTGTTGCCCTCGGCCTTATTGCAGGCGTTGACCCCCTATTCACTGTGGTGGCTTTCGGTGTGATTATCGGTCTCTTGGTGGTATTCTTCCGGAAAAAAACGGGCATGTCGTACGATACGATCATAGGTGTCTTCTTCTCATTTTCGGTTTCTCTCGGTATCGTTATCGTCTCCTCATCGAAAGGCCTTTTCAGAAATTTTCACACTTTCCTCTATGGTGATATTCTTCTGATAAACAACACTGACCTCGCCATAACCTTTCTCCTGCTCATCGTCACATCGACATTTATTATCGTCAACTTTGACAAATTGACCCTTGTCGGCATTGATGAAACCTTCGCCTCAACCCACGTCACGGGAGTGACGATTTTAAAATATGCCTTTTCCCTCCTCCTTGGCCTCGTAGTCACCTTGTCTATTAAAACAGTGGGTATTCTTCTCGTTACCGCCCTTCTCGTCGTCCCTGCCGCAAGTGCCCGAGCAATCACAAGCAGCATCGCCTGGATGTTTTATAGTTCTGTAATCTTAAGTGTTCTCTCGGGAATGGGCGGAATTATCGTATCTTTTCATTTGAACTCATCTGCCGGCGCGTCGATTGTCATCGTATCCTGTCTGTTTTTTTTACTGTGCACATTGTGGAAAAGCTTAAGAGATTACCGTGCCACGAGATAA
- a CDS encoding ATP-binding cassette domain-containing protein: MDTLIHIENLSVSLGNQNVLDNVSAEIPSGKLTAVIGPNGAGKTTLLKCILGLVHYSGTISIGGKDRAEQERSSIGFVPQRMELDRGLPLKVIEFLSLGERGKSVIFGIEKKRRERFEHFLRMVNSLPLIEKRVSELSGGELQRVLLAKSLCRNPEILLLDEPASGIDVGGEQLFCDILEDIQRQTGKTIVLVSHDLTVVTSHAHYVLCLNKTVKCSGSPVEVMTSDNLLDLFGTHSGLYLHGESHDVICTHEETGDRADHDTGKKPG; this comes from the coding sequence ATGGACACCCTGATACATATCGAAAACCTCTCCGTCTCCCTTGGAAACCAGAATGTTCTCGATAATGTCTCTGCCGAGATCCCTTCCGGAAAGCTCACCGCCGTAATCGGCCCAAACGGCGCGGGGAAAACGACCCTGCTCAAATGCATTCTCGGGCTGGTCCATTACAGCGGAACGATATCGATCGGCGGAAAGGACAGGGCCGAGCAGGAACGGTCATCCATCGGCTTCGTGCCCCAGAGGATGGAGCTCGATCGAGGGCTCCCCCTCAAGGTCATCGAATTCCTGAGCCTGGGGGAGCGGGGGAAATCCGTCATTTTCGGCATCGAGAAAAAAAGACGGGAACGGTTCGAGCATTTCCTGAGGATGGTCAACAGCTTACCGCTGATCGAAAAAAGAGTGAGCGAGCTCTCCGGCGGGGAGCTGCAGAGGGTTCTCCTGGCGAAGTCTCTGTGCAGAAACCCGGAAATACTGCTGCTCGACGAGCCTGCTTCGGGTATCGACGTTGGGGGGGAGCAGCTTTTTTGCGACATCCTGGAAGATATTCAGCGGCAGACGGGGAAAACCATCGTCCTGGTCTCCCACGACCTGACCGTCGTGACGAGTCACGCCCATTACGTCCTGTGCCTGAACAAGACGGTCAAATGCTCCGGTTCTCCCGTCGAGGTCATGACAAGCGATAATCTCCTTGACCTCTTCGGGACCCACTCAGGCCTCTATCTCCATGGCGAATCACACGACGTGATCTGCACACATGAGGAAACGGGGGACCGCGCCGACCACGATACCGGGAAAAAACCAGGGTGA
- a CDS encoding zinc ABC transporter solute-binding protein → MNTSCFLMFRKLTRHIGVVFLSIVLTSSCYQAAAASSREVLTTILPLYIFSANILNGINGVHLELLVEGENANPHVYTMTVQGVKKIASAEVIIANGKAEEFFDLGKIRDLNPRARVVLTHQASFRVSGLSPIDARNPHTWLSPKRAIIECEEIGKALQEAFPEYDAAIRENVKIYRKKLEALSERISSLLSKADVFDIITFHDALDIFAIDYGARILYHIEEVHGIPPSPKRLADILDTIKAKGGKVILVSESPEPDRITSMIAGKTDAPVVWFDPIISGGKNVTRYEETMLMNVEKLISSFTM, encoded by the coding sequence TTGAACACCTCCTGTTTCCTCATGTTCCGAAAACTTACCCGCCATATCGGTGTCGTTTTTCTCTCCATTGTTCTCACGAGCTCTTGTTATCAGGCCGCAGCAGCCTCCAGCAGGGAAGTGCTCACAACGATTTTGCCCCTTTACATCTTCTCGGCCAATATACTCAACGGAATCAACGGCGTTCACCTTGAACTTCTCGTCGAGGGGGAAAACGCCAATCCCCACGTCTACACCATGACGGTTCAGGGGGTAAAAAAGATAGCCTCGGCTGAAGTGATAATCGCAAACGGCAAGGCCGAGGAGTTCTTCGATCTGGGCAAAATCAGGGACTTGAACCCCCGCGCCAGAGTAGTCCTGACCCATCAGGCCTCCTTTCGGGTGAGCGGTCTTTCCCCCATAGATGCCAGAAACCCCCACACGTGGCTGAGTCCGAAACGGGCCATAATCGAGTGTGAGGAGATAGGGAAGGCCCTTCAAGAAGCCTTTCCCGAATATGACGCTGCCATCAGGGAGAACGTGAAGATATACAGGAAAAAGCTCGAAGCGTTATCGGAGCGGATTTCCTCGCTGTTATCAAAGGCGGACGTTTTCGATATCATAACCTTCCACGACGCCCTCGATATATTTGCGATCGATTACGGGGCCAGGATTCTCTATCACATCGAAGAGGTCCACGGCATCCCGCCATCTCCTAAAAGGCTTGCCGACATCCTCGATACGATAAAGGCAAAGGGAGGAAAGGTGATCCTCGTCAGCGAGTCACCCGAGCCTGATAGAATCACGAGCATGATCGCGGGAAAGACCGATGCCCCCGTTGTCTGGTTCGACCCCATCATTTCGGGCGGTAAAAACGTAACCCGCTATGAAGAAACCATGCTCATGAATGTCGAAAAATTAATCTCATCGTTTACAATGTAA